Proteins co-encoded in one Neofelis nebulosa isolate mNeoNeb1 chromosome 2, mNeoNeb1.pri, whole genome shotgun sequence genomic window:
- the KCNA2 gene encoding potassium voltage-gated channel subfamily A member 2, which translates to MTVATGEPADEAAALPGHPQDTYDPEADHECCERVVINISGLRFETQLKTLAQFPETLLGDPKKRMRYFDPLRNEYFFDRNRPSFDAILYYYQSGGRLRRPVNVPLDIFSEEIRFYELGEEAMEMFREDEGYIKEEERPLPENEFQRQVWLLFEYPESSGPARIIAIVSVMVILISIVSFCLETLPIFRDENEDMHGGGVTFHTYSNSTIGYQQSTSFTDPFFIVETLCIIWFSFEFLVRFFACPSKAGFFTNIMNIIDIVAIIPYFITLGTELAEKPEDAQQGQQAMSLAILRVIRLVRVFRIFKLSRHSKGLQILGQTLKASMRELGLLIFFLFIGVILFSSAVYFAEADERDSQFPSIPDAFWWAVVSMTTVGYGDMVPTTIGGKIVGSLCAIAGVLTIALPVPVIVSNFNYFYHRETEGEEQAQYLQVTSCPKIPSSPDLKKSRSASTISKSDYMEIQEGVNNSNEDFREENLKTANCTLANTNYVNITKMLTDV; encoded by the coding sequence ATGACAGTGGCCACCGGAGAGCCAGCGGACGAGGCTGCTGCCCTCCCTGGGCACCCGCAGGACACCTATGACCCCGAGGCAGACCACGAGTGCTGTGAGAGGGTGGTGATCAACATCTCGGGGCTGCGGTTCGAGACCCAGCTGAAGACCTTAGCCCAGTTTCCAGAGACCCTCTTAGGGGACCCAAAGAAGCGGATGAGGTACTTTGACCCCCTCCGAAATGAGTACTTTTTCGATCGGAACCGCCCCAGCTTTGATGCCATCTTGTACTATTACCAGTCTGGGGGCCGGCTGAGGCGACCCGTGAACGTCCCCTTAGATATATTCTCTGAGGAGATTCGGTTTTATGAGCTGGGAGAAGAAGCCATGGAAATGTTTCGGGAAGATGAAGGCTACATCAAAGAGGAAGAGCGTCCTCTGCCCGAAAATGAGTTTCAGAGGCAGGTGTGGCTCCTCTTTGAATACCCAGAGAGCTCGGGGCCTGCCCGGATTATAGCTATCGTGTCTGTCATGGTGATCCTGATCTCGATCGTCAGCTTCTGCCTGGAAACACTGCCCATCTTCCGGGATGAGAACGAGGACATGCATGGCGGCGGGGTGACCTTCCACACCTATTCCAACAGCACCATCGGGTACCAGCAGTCGACCTCCTTCACTGACCCTTTCTTCATCGTAGAGACCCTCTGCATCATCTGGTTCTCCTTTGAATTCTTGGTGAGGTTCTTTGCCTGTCCCAGCAAGGCCGGCTTCTTCACCAACATCATGAACATCATCGACATCGTGGCCATCATCCCCTACTTCATCACCCTGGGGACAGAGCTGGCCGAGAAGCCGGAGGATGCCCAGCAGGGCCAGCAGGCCATGTCGCTGGCCATCCTCCGTGTCATCCGGTTGGTaagagtctttaggattttcaaGTTGTCTCGACACTCCAAAGGTCTCCAGATTCTAGGTCAGACCCTCAAAGCCAGCATGAGAGAATTGGGCCTCCTGATATTCTTCCTCTTCATCGGGGTCATCCTTTTCTCTAGTGCTGTCTATTTCGCAGAGGCCGATGAGCGAGACTCCCAGTTCCCCAGCATCCCGGATGCCTTCTGGTGGGCAGTCGTCTCCATGACAACCGTAGGCTATGGAGACATGGTTCCAACTACCATCGGGGGAAAGATCGTGGGCTCCCTCTGCGCGATTGCAGGTGTGTTAACCATTGCCTTACCGGTCCCCGTCATCGTGTCCAACTTCAACTACTTCTACCAccgggagacagagggagaggagcaggccCAGTACCTGCAAGTGACGAGCTGTCCAAAGATCCCATCCTCCCCTGACCTAAAGAAAAGTAGAAGTGCCTCTACCATTAGTAAGTCTGATTACATGGAGATCCAGGAGGGGGTAAACAACAGTAACGAGGACTTTAGGGAGGAAAACTTGAAAACGGCCAACTGCACTTTGGCTAATACAAACTATGTGAATATTACCAAAATGTTAACTGATGTCTGA